The Mucilaginibacter rubeus genomic interval TGGCATTACAAACCAACTGAATATGTTCGAGCTGGATCTTTTGATTGTCTGAAAGTTCAATGCTATGGGTTGCACCTATTTTACCTTCGTTGTTATATAGGGGATATCTTTTCGCAAGTAGCTTTTCAGGCCTCGCTTCAATTTTACCTTTCCAGTAATCACCATCCTTTTGATAGCTCTCTGAATAATAGTTTTCATTAGCCCGAACAGTTTCGGCCTGATAAGACGGAGCATTAAATATAAACGGTTTCCCTGTAGTCAACGACTCGTATTTTTTAGCCAGATATTGAATGCTTACAATAAAGCCATAGCCATCGGTAATTAAATGATGATATTTCATTAAAAACCAATACTCATTATCTGCAATCTTTATCAAATAATGCTCAAACGGAAACTTATCACGGGTTAAATCAAAAGGAGCGCTAAAAGTTTGGCGCATCCATATATTAGCTTCAGCTTCCGGATTGGCCTGCGTGCTAAAATCCGCCTCAATCAATTCACAGGCATTATAATCGGCATTAAGCTGATAAACAAAATCTGGTGTTGTTAAATCAAAACTCATTTTAAAAGCATCAAAAACCAGCGGAAGCGAGCTCACTGTTTCGTGAAATTTTTCCACGTCCAAACCACCTCTTAATATGATATAGCCGCCAATATTATATTGCGCGCTATCCATATGTAAAAGTTGATTTACATAAACCTCCCGTTGCGCGGGATGTAATGGAAACTGAAGCCCTGACATGCTGCTGTTTTCTAAAATGCTTAAAAGCTGAATGATTATTGTTCGATAAGGCTATCAACCTGCTTATTGTACAATAGCTCCTTTTCGCCGTAAAGGCGTTCGGCAATTATCCCCCGGTCTGTACATAGCTTTACCAGCTTATCTGATTGTACAATAGGGTTTGATTCGTCGGTGTATTTGATACTGCTGATAAACTCAACCCATGGCTCCTGACCCATGGCGTACACATAAGCCTCTTTAGGTTGAAAAATGTCTATAAGCGCCATTCCTTTATCACAATCGGAGCCGGCAAGACGCCTGCTGCCATCCATATCTCTGGCCAGTTTTTTGGTAAGCAGCGGACCGTACAGCCATGTTAAAGGCGCGCCATCGCATTCCATACCAATAAAAAGCACGTCTACATTGCCAATAAATTTGTGAACCAGCTCATATAAACGAGGTTCCACAATTCTTGAATCGGCCAGGAAGAGCAGTTTAAAATCGCCTATTTTTACCAGGTAGCAAGCTTTGGTAAGGATATTCATATCGCTGTGCTCGCCTATAAAAGGCAAACCAGTGATAATGGCATCGTTAAAATGGATGGTTTGCATTTCGCTGATATCCATTACATTATTAAAGCCAATGTTATTGAACATTAATTTCAGATCCGGATCTTCCAGTTTGCCGCTTGATGTACGGGGAACTATCAGGTTTTTGATTTTATGTCTTAAAGGCAACAGGGTTTCAAACAGGATATGATCCTGGTGATTGTGGGTGATCAGTACATAATCGATAGTATCCGGCAGGTCAACATCCGAAAAATGCTGAACATCCGAGCTATAACCATAATAACTAATCAGTGGGTCGACCAAAATACTGATATCCTTAGTTTCAACCAGGATACAGGCATGGCCAAAATAGCGCATCCTGATCTTGTCGCCGGTATATTTTTCGTAAGGCGGCGGAGGCGTTTCTGTAAAAAACGTTTTAAACAAAGGTTCCTGCTCCGGGGTGATGCCGCAGATTTCTTTAATAGCCGCGTAGCTATTGGCTGTGCGTTTCATTTTGGCCAAAGCATCAATGCAAGCATGGTCAAACGGTACGTCCAGACTTAAAACATCCGGCTCGTTAAGACGTGGTGTACTCAGGCAAAACGGGCGCTCATCGTTATTGGTGATCCACATGGCCAGGCTTTGCGAGCTTTTGTTATAAAACTCGCTTTGGTACAGCAATGATTCAAAAAACCGGAAACCGGGGTTGTTATTACGATCATAATACAACTCCACGTAGCCCCGTAAAATATCGGGGACTTTAGCATACAAATCCTCCAGACCGTAGCCTGTTGCTTCGGCGTCCAATAGCCTGTCTAATGTTTTTATCGCTTTAGCAAATTCTATTACTTTATTCTGTTTTTCAAGCGATTGGTCTTGAAGCTGGGTCACCTCCTCAATTCTGCCACCACCAAAATCCATAAACGGGCCGCCTTTCATTTTAGGGTTGAGCACAGCACTGGCATGAATTGCCGGAGCCATTAAATACGATTCGATAATGGCCAAATGCCTTCCAACTATATTCATGGCGGCTGTTGCCGGAGAAATCAGGTGGCTCCAGGCATACCATTTGTCTACCAGTGGCTCCATTACCACGTTGGGTTTCAGATATAATTGTTCCTCGTTCATGACTAAAATGTTTCTAATTGTTTGGTCAGCTTTTCAGCTATAGCATTGATAATAAAAGCCCTGTGCTGCATGATAAAAAAATGGTCACCTTCAAGCTGTATAAAATCAACTGCCGGGATACTTTCATTTTGCCACAGCAAAACTTCTTCTGCCTTAAGATCTTCGTCAGTACCCGTGATAACCGTAAAAGGGATATTCAGTGGTTCGGCAGCTTTGTGTATATAGGTTTCGCTTACCTTAAAATCATTACGCAGGATTGGTTCAAGAAATTCCAGCATGGCATTGTCCTGTAAAATCTCATCGGGCATTCCGCCTAATATGATCACCTCATCAATAAATTCTTTATGCGGATATAAATGAAACCTTTTTGTTTGACGCGATGTTGCCGACGGGCCTGAAGCGCCGGTGATGAAAATATGCTTAGGCAGCTCGTAGCTATTTTCACGAATTTTCACCGCAAGCAAATAAGCCAGCAAACCACCCAGGCTATGACCATATATGGCATAATTGCCTTTGCTTAATATAGGTTTTAGCTGATTAAACAGATCATTAACCAGCGCGTCAATATCTGACGTAAGCTCTTCAAAAATCCGCGTTCCCCTGCCCGGATATTCGAGGGTAATAACATTGAATACAGCCGAATTTTCGGTAAACAAAGGCCTGTATGAATACTTGTTCCCTCCGGCAAACGGCAGACAAACTAAGTTGATCTTTTCGCTCATTTTGTTACAGCTATTAATCGGTGATTCCTTTTCTAATCCTTACAAAAGCGGCCGGGTTTCCTGAGTAGATACTCCATTGCTCAAGGTCTTTAGTGGCAACTGAGTTAACAGTTAAAATAGAATGACTGCGGCAAACCACTCCGGGGCATACTACGCTTTTTGCGCCAATCCATGTACCATCATGAAGCGTGATCTTACCCAAACGATATGGAAAATCTACTTTAGTATAATCATGGTTACCTGTAAGCAGCATGGCATCCTGCGAAATACAAACGTTTTTTCCGATGCTCACATCTTCCAGGTTATCTATCCAAACCGATTCTCCTATCCAGGTATGATCGCCAATGGTTAATCGCCACGGGTTTTTAATTTTAACTTTTGTTTTGATAACAACACCATTGCCCACCTTTGAACCAAACAACCGAAGTAAAGTCACTTTCATTTTATAAGGCCAGGGAAACGCGCTGTTAAAGATGAAGTAGTTGATAAAATACCAAACGGTTACTTTTAATTTATTGCCGTTTTTATAATCGCCAATAGTAAATTTTGAAAGATCCGTTTGCATAGGGTAAATAGTAGTTTCCATTTTTCAATCAGCTATAACCGATTTAATGAATATTTGATAGGATTATAACACCGCGAAGTCTGGTTCTTTAGGGGCCCGCCTTTTGTTAAATAAATTCAGGATCAGGTTTTTGCAAGGCATTTCAACAGTAAAATATAAAATACTGCAGAAGGCTATGAGCGCAAGTGTGGCAACTATCAAAGCAGGCCAGGTGCCTATCGGCATCACAAACATTTTAAAGTAATTCATGAATGGAGCCTGGAAAATATAGATGCTATAACTGATATCACCTAAAAAGACGATTGGTTTTGAGCTGAAGAATGCTGTATCTTTTTTCTTGAAGCTTGTAACAGCTAACACCATTACAAAGTAAACCGGCGATAGTAAGCCGTTGGCAAGCACATAATACCCCGGCACATAAAACTTAACCAGGAATACGATTGCGATACAAAGTATTACCGTTATTAATGAGTTTATCTGATTCCTGAAAAAAAGTGCCTTCCTGTCAAGAAACACCTTACCGCATAGCATTCCCAAAATAAAAATTGAGATCAGGAATACCGGATTAAGGCGCAATCCGGTAACCACCAATTTAGGAATGGTAGGTAAATGAAGCTCGCTTAAATACGATAAAACCAGCGTTAAACAATAGGTAAAAATGAAATATCCCCATGCCATAGTTTTATACTTTTTCTCATTCTTGCGCATGTAAACGATAAGGAACGGAAAGAAAAGATAGAAAAAGAACTCGCATGATATTGTCCAGCCCGGAGCGTTAAACGCGCCAACATACAACCAGCGTTCAATACCTAAAACCTCAAATATTAACCTGTATTTTACTGTAGGGGTATCAATAGTTTTAATGCAATAGTGAAAAATAGCCTGTGCCAGCAACGCTAAAAAGTATAAAGGATAAATACGTGCAAAGCGCTTTACATAAAACTCTTTCCTTGCAAACTCGGTATTTTCACTTTTAAAATACCGGGCGTTGGCAACAATCATGACAAAGCCGGAAATAAAAAAGAAAAAGTTAACCGCCTCTCCGCCATTGTAAGAAAAAAACGTAGGGCTGCCAAAGTGATACCAAACCACCATTATTGCGGCAATAAAACGTAAAATATACAGTGTATCGGTATTTCTTTCCATATCGATGTAATTGCGTTTGAATTAGTTTTAGCTGGTAACTATTTGCTGGTAGATCTTTTCAATTTCATTCAAGGTAACATCGGTATCAAACCGGCCTACGTTTATAAACCCCTTGCTAATCATCTCGGTGCGTTGTTGTGCCGATGATGTTAATACGGTGTTTAACAGATTGCTTGAAGTTTGCAGCCACTCATTTAACCCTTCCGGATCCTGAGGCTGACGAGGGATATAAAAAGCGGCATCACCTCCCACTTCTGTCATTGGTGCTTCACCGGTTGTGATAACAGGGCAGCCTGAAGCCATAGCCTCGGCAATTGGCCAGCCAAAACCTTCGGCAAGCGAAGGGAACAAAAGCACAGATGCACCGGCGTAAGCATTTCTTACAAAAAGGTCGCTTTTGCCCGAAAGCAAATGGATATCATTTTTATATGTCGACTGGTTATACTCAGCGATAATTTTTGGATTAGGCGTTACGCCCAACATTATTAGCGGTAGCTTGCTATCGTTTTTCGCCCGCCAGGCATTGTAAATTTGGATTACTCCCGCGCGGTTTTTATACCACTGATTACCTCCGATGTGCAATATATAGCCGCCGCTGAGATCAATACTTGTTTCCTTGCTCAACTGCATCCTCACAAGGGTTACTTCAGCAGAAGTAAACTCCTGGTTTAAACCGTTATATACCACTTCTGACATTGCAGGCTTTGAACCCAGCATCTGGTGCAGATCAGTTTGTGTTTTAACTGAAACCGAGATAAAGTTTTTGCCTTTACTGTACCCGTTGCGGATATATTGCTGATATTTTTTACCACTGTTTCCTGTTTTGTTTTCGGCAATCATTCCTAATGCGGATTGCTGTGCTAAAAAATCGTGACAGTGAATCACATGCGGTCTTTTAACTACCAACGGGATCCATGGGCCAAGAGCGTGATCCGTAAATACGAACAGTGTTTCCGCCGGATAAGCTTTTAATCGTTTGCGAACCTGGCCCGGGAACAGAATGTATTGATCAATATAACCAAGCCATTTTTTTAGGCTCTTTGGTACACCGAGATTGTAAAAAAAAGCCTTAGATGTCCAAACTTCGGTTTCATGCCCACGTTGCTGCATACCGTTAGTAAGCATATTGGCAAACCGGGGCATACTCTGTGAACCTAAAAACGAAGGATGGGTGAAGAAAACGATGCGCATAATTTAAACAGATACAGCTTTGCGTTTGCCTTTATTAACCTTATTTATCAAATCAAGCATAGAATCGCGGTGCGCACGCTGCTGAAATTTTAAAGAGATCTTACGTGAGTGATCGCTGAATTGCTGGCGTAGCTGCTGATCGTTGATCAGCTTTATAACTTTCTCAGAAAGTTCCTGGATATCACCAAAGTTATACACATAACCGTTCTTGTTTACCTGAACGTCATCGGTATCGCCGTAGCTGCCACAGGTGCTACTCAAAATTACAGGGCATCCCATGTAAATTGCTTCGCTTATGGCTAATGAATGAGGTTCGATACTGGCCGGATGCACATAAGCATCTATAGCCGCGTAATAAGCAGGCAGGCTTAACGGATCAACAAAGCCCGTGAAATGAGCTTTATTAACCTTTAATTGTTCGGCTTTTTGCTTTAAACCGTCAAGGGTTTTACCGGAGCCAAGGATGAACGCGTGCGCCTTTTGACCTTTACTCTCCAGATCGATCAAAAGATCTATCAGGTGTTCCTGGTTTTTCCAGGTTACCAGCTTACCTACTACAGCTATCACAAAATCTTCTTTGGGGATGCCGTATTGCTCGCGAATTTGACTACGTAAGGCAGCTTTGTTTTGGTAAGCATCGGCGTATACATCAACATCAATTGGGTAATGCATCCTGATAAATTTCTTTTCGGGTACACCGTAAAGTTTGAAATAGGCTTCATTCGCATCGCCAACGGTAAAAAAGTAGTTCACCTTGTTGTAATATTGCCTTAGCAAAAAGAATTTGGCCAAAAGTTTATACCATTTACGGCGCTGGCGGTTTTCAGAATCTGTAATGTAAACAATAGGCACATTATTGGCTTTTGCCCACTTGTGCGCCCTACGCTGCACTTTTTGAAAATGCCCATAAGTAATGATGGCGTCAGGATGGTAATTATCCAGTTCCTCGGTTATTGATGGGGCATCAAGCTCCTTTGTTGACGGAAGAACCTGTTCGCCATTCAAAAATTCATGATCAAATTCGTCTAACCTGAGGTTGTTCCAGGATATTTCCTGTCCGAAATTTTTGTCGACATATTTTTTATAGCCCAGCATCGAGGCAAAAAACAGCTTTACTTCAACATCCTTCATTTTTGTAAAGCTTATATACTGCGGACAAAAATGTTGGATTGGGTGGGATACAACTATGGCTACCCGAAAATTATTGTTTGACATAAGATTATAATGAGAATATCTATATCGCGAAAACCGACTCCGGTTCAGGCTTTGAAACCTTCAGTTCTTTTTGCTGCTGCTCGTCGTAGTTTTTGATGATTACTACGCTGCCAATGGCCAGCCATAACCAAATATTGAGTGGCGGGTTCCTGGCTACCACGCCAAAGGAGGCTGTCATGATAATGTAGGCCAATAAAAATGAAACAACTATACTTAGTTCTTTACTCTTCATCTTTTGCCAAAGATTAAGGGCGAAGAAAATAAGGCCAATTCTAAACGCATACCAGCTTATGGCCAGGTACAATCCGCCCTCATAAATGGTGGTATCAAGGTCACTTTCTGTACTAAAGCCTTTCGATTTGATATCGTTAGCATAATAGCTTATCCTTTCAGATCCGTTGCTCATTACACCCAAGCCATTACCGAATAGCACAGCAACTATATCCTGTTCAAAAACCCAGTTTGTCCAGTTTAAAAAGCCATCCTGTACCCTGCCCGAGATTTCGTTGGTTTGTGAACCATCGCCGTGGTCGCTTGAACGCTCATCGTATGCGGCAAAAAATTCGGGTTTAACAGCACGGATCCCTCCTAATAAAACAGCAAACGCTATTATGCCAACCAATGCTCTTGATATGATTTTTCCGGGCGCTTTTACCGCCGAAAATGCCAAGCCACCGACAATGCAAAAACCGCAACCCAATACAGCGGTACGCCCACCTGTTATGAATATGCCGATGATCAATGCGATGCTTGCAGCAATCAATAAAGCCATTTTTTTAAACCCACTTTTTTCTTTTGTTTTATTGGGCCAAAAGAAACAAAGTGTTAAAAACGTACACACAAAATTCAGAAACCAGGAATATTGCCCTGTAAATGAAAATGTTGAACTAACCCTAAGGCGACCGGCGGCCGAAAAACCCTCTAAAGAATTTCCGTCAACACTCATGTTTAACCAGTGGGTGGCTGGTAAGGAGTTTTGTATAATGGCAACCAGTGATGTTGGCACTAAGGCCAGAGTAATGATCAGTACAAACTGTTTGAATTCTTCAATTTTATTGGCCGGAAAAGCGAAAGGCATCAGGACCCCAACAATCGGGAACAGCAGGTATTGCTTTAATCCAAAAATGCTTAAAAGAGCATCGTGAAAGAGGGTAAACAAAACCAGTGGAGCAAACACCATCAGCATTACTTTCCATTTTTGTACCAACCTGATGGTCAAGCCGGATAGTTTTGCATTTTTAATCAATACCAAACCAATAATGCATAAAATGTCCTTTAGGAAGAAGATAAGCATGCCTGCTGCCGGCACCAACTTGCGGACAACCCCCTCAAAAATAAGCACCAATACTATGATATATAGCAGTTGCTTACAGCGTACCCTTAATCTCTCCTGAGCTTTGTTCATGTATATTTTCTTTAAACCCTGGCGGTAAATACATCATTAAGTGATGCTACCAACAAACGGCCGGTTTCGTCCCAACCTTTAAGGCTGCTGGCTTTTTTAACCGCTTTTTCTTTCATCGTGTTATAAGCATCCCTGTCATCAGCAAGCAATTGCAGTTTTTCAAGAATACTATTGCTATCCCTTATTGGCACTATAAATCCTTCTTCACCATTGGTAATAATATCGTCTGCACCTGTGTTTTCGGTGGCTATTATTGGCACGCCGAATGATAAGGCTTCGCCTAATACCAATGCAAGCCCTTCTTCAATAGATGGCAAGCAGAAAACACTCGCGCCTTTATAGGCGGCGTTAAGTTGCTCGCCTTTTAATATGCCGGTAAATACCACACCTTCCGGTATTACAATATCATTCAAGCCATTAGGGTTACTTTCCGGGCCTACTATCATCAACTTTTTGTTGGGGTGATTAAGCTGTTCAAAAGCCTTGATCAAATACCTTAGGCCTTTGCGTACCGAGATACTGCCAACGTATAAAACCACAAACTCTTTTTGTTCTTTTTCAACATTTTCTGTAGTAGCGGACGTTAACTGAGTAAAGCCATAAGGTACCCTCAGCAACATTTTTTCGGGGAAACCAGCTTGAATAAAGCTCCTTTTTACAAAATTGGACGGAAGCAGTATGTAATCGGCCAGCTGGTATTCGGCTAAGCGCCTTTCTTTTTCTTTAGCATGAAATGGCACCCACGGCAAACCCAATGATTCATATTCCTCCTTCATCAGATCTTCCTGGTATTGCACATGGCTGTTAACGGCCTCCACTATAACGATCTTGCCTTTTTTTCGGGCTGCTTTGCTTGTGTTTAAGCCGCTACCATTGTAGTACATGAAGATATCAGCCCCGTCGAGATAGCGTTTGCAAGCGTTGTCCTGTTCAATTTTAGCCAGGTAAGCAATCTGCCTGCTTACCGCAACCGGAATTTTTGACCTTAAACTAATCAGGTAAGCTGTTTGAAGAAAATCTTTACGAACCAACTCGTCACCTAATTCGTCAAGCGCTGCCCGGGGGCTTAATCTTGAGAACCCGCTTACAAACTTGTGCAGCACCCCAGCCTCATGAAGCATGCGTGCATAACGATAGTGATGACTACTGTTAGGTGATGTATATATTACTTTCATGTTTTTAATTCACCGATGCCTGTATAATGTCAAAATACTGCTGAGCAACTACTTCGCTGCTATGTTCCTGTAAATGCTTATTTGCCGCGGCTTTCAGGCGTTGTTGTAATGATGTATCTGTTAACACGTTGGTAATTGAGTTTACCATGTCATCAATATCGCCCCTTTTAAAAACCACCCCTGCATCACCAACCGCGTCAGGCAAGCCGCCACCATCAGAAACTACAGGGATGCATCCGCAGGCAAGACCTTCTAATGCTACTATTCCAAAAGGCTCTTCCCACCGTGACGGAACCAACAAATAGTTATGCTGATTTAAAGACGCCACCAACCTTTCGCCGGTTAAACTTCCTTCAAATGTT includes:
- a CDS encoding MBL fold metallo-hydrolase, which gives rise to MNEEQLYLKPNVVMEPLVDKWYAWSHLISPATAAMNIVGRHLAIIESYLMAPAIHASAVLNPKMKGGPFMDFGGGRIEEVTQLQDQSLEKQNKVIEFAKAIKTLDRLLDAEATGYGLEDLYAKVPDILRGYVELYYDRNNNPGFRFFESLLYQSEFYNKSSQSLAMWITNNDERPFCLSTPRLNEPDVLSLDVPFDHACIDALAKMKRTANSYAAIKEICGITPEQEPLFKTFFTETPPPPYEKYTGDKIRMRYFGHACILVETKDISILVDPLISYYGYSSDVQHFSDVDLPDTIDYVLITHNHQDHILFETLLPLRHKIKNLIVPRTSSGKLEDPDLKLMFNNIGFNNVMDISEMQTIHFNDAIITGLPFIGEHSDMNILTKACYLVKIGDFKLLFLADSRIVEPRLYELVHKFIGNVDVLFIGMECDGAPLTWLYGPLLTKKLARDMDGSRRLAGSDCDKGMALIDIFQPKEAYVYAMGQEPWVEFISSIKYTDESNPIVQSDKLVKLCTDRGIIAERLYGEKELLYNKQVDSLIEQ
- a CDS encoding glycosyltransferase; this encodes MRIVFFTHPSFLGSQSMPRFANMLTNGMQQRGHETEVWTSKAFFYNLGVPKSLKKWLGYIDQYILFPGQVRKRLKAYPAETLFVFTDHALGPWIPLVVKRPHVIHCHDFLAQQSALGMIAENKTGNSGKKYQQYIRNGYSKGKNFISVSVKTQTDLHQMLGSKPAMSEVVYNGLNQEFTSAEVTLVRMQLSKETSIDLSGGYILHIGGNQWYKNRAGVIQIYNAWRAKNDSKLPLIMLGVTPNPKIIAEYNQSTYKNDIHLLSGKSDLFVRNAYAGASVLLFPSLAEGFGWPIAEAMASGCPVITTGEAPMTEVGGDAAFYIPRQPQDPEGLNEWLQTSSNLLNTVLTSSAQQRTEMISKGFINVGRFDTDVTLNEIEKIYQQIVTS
- a CDS encoding glycosyltransferase family 4 protein, which translates into the protein MKVIYTSPNSSHHYRYARMLHEAGVLHKFVSGFSRLSPRAALDELGDELVRKDFLQTAYLISLRSKIPVAVSRQIAYLAKIEQDNACKRYLDGADIFMYYNGSGLNTSKAARKKGKIVIVEAVNSHVQYQEDLMKEEYESLGLPWVPFHAKEKERRLAEYQLADYILLPSNFVKRSFIQAGFPEKMLLRVPYGFTQLTSATTENVEKEQKEFVVLYVGSISVRKGLRYLIKAFEQLNHPNKKLMIVGPESNPNGLNDIVIPEGVVFTGILKGEQLNAAYKGASVFCLPSIEEGLALVLGEALSFGVPIIATENTGADDIITNGEEGFIVPIRDSNSILEKLQLLADDRDAYNTMKEKAVKKASSLKGWDETGRLLVASLNDVFTARV
- a CDS encoding acyltransferase family protein, translating into MERNTDTLYILRFIAAIMVVWYHFGSPTFFSYNGGEAVNFFFFISGFVMIVANARYFKSENTEFARKEFYVKRFARIYPLYFLALLAQAIFHYCIKTIDTPTVKYRLIFEVLGIERWLYVGAFNAPGWTISCEFFFYLFFPFLIVYMRKNEKKYKTMAWGYFIFTYCLTLVLSYLSELHLPTIPKLVVTGLRLNPVFLISIFILGMLCGKVFLDRKALFFRNQINSLITVILCIAIVFLVKFYVPGYYVLANGLLSPVYFVMVLAVTSFKKKDTAFFSSKPIVFLGDISYSIYIFQAPFMNYFKMFVMPIGTWPALIVATLALIAFCSILYFTVEMPCKNLILNLFNKRRAPKEPDFAVL
- a CDS encoding glycosyltransferase family 4 protein; translation: MKDVEVKLFFASMLGYKKYVDKNFGQEISWNNLRLDEFDHEFLNGEQVLPSTKELDAPSITEELDNYHPDAIITYGHFQKVQRRAHKWAKANNVPIVYITDSENRQRRKWYKLLAKFFLLRQYYNKVNYFFTVGDANEAYFKLYGVPEKKFIRMHYPIDVDVYADAYQNKAALRSQIREQYGIPKEDFVIAVVGKLVTWKNQEHLIDLLIDLESKGQKAHAFILGSGKTLDGLKQKAEQLKVNKAHFTGFVDPLSLPAYYAAIDAYVHPASIEPHSLAISEAIYMGCPVILSSTCGSYGDTDDVQVNKNGYVYNFGDIQELSEKVIKLINDQQLRQQFSDHSRKISLKFQQRAHRDSMLDLINKVNKGKRKAVSV
- a CDS encoding WcaF family extracellular polysaccharide biosynthesis acetyltransferase yields the protein METTIYPMQTDLSKFTIGDYKNGNKLKVTVWYFINYFIFNSAFPWPYKMKVTLLRLFGSKVGNGVVIKTKVKIKNPWRLTIGDHTWIGESVWIDNLEDVSIGKNVCISQDAMLLTGNHDYTKVDFPYRLGKITLHDGTWIGAKSVVCPGVVCRSHSILTVNSVATKDLEQWSIYSGNPAAFVRIRKGITD
- a CDS encoding thioesterase II family protein; its protein translation is MSEKINLVCLPFAGGNKYSYRPLFTENSAVFNVITLEYPGRGTRIFEELTSDIDALVNDLFNQLKPILSKGNYAIYGHSLGGLLAYLLAVKIRENSYELPKHIFITGASGPSATSRQTKRFHLYPHKEFIDEVIILGGMPDEILQDNAMLEFLEPILRNDFKVSETYIHKAAEPLNIPFTVITGTDEDLKAEEVLLWQNESIPAVDFIQLEGDHFFIMQHRAFIINAIAEKLTKQLETF